The following coding sequences are from one Luteimonas sp. S4-F44 window:
- a CDS encoding Tex family protein: MYQPDAALARRIAETIAAEIGAQPAQAISAIALLDEGATVPFIARYRKEVTGGLDDTQLRNLEVRLGYLRELEERRAAILASIDEQGKLTPELRGDIEAADSKARLEDLYLPYKPKRRTRAQIAREAGLEPLADGLLADPTQVPEDVAAGFVDADKGVADVKAALEGARAILIERWGEDAALIGELRTWLDANGVIRAKVVEGKEAAGEKFRDYFDHAESLAKIPSHRLLALLRGRREEFLTLELDPGTDAEQGNAYAEGRIALHAGIAERGRPADAWLRNACRLAWRAKIHLHLMIDLLGKAREKAEGEAIEVFGDNLKDLLLAAPAGPKTVLGLDPGIRTGCKIAVVDATGKLVATETIYPHEPRRQWDQSLHVLQALCARHGVQLVAIGNGTASRETDRLVADLIKRAPELKLQKIVVSEAGASVYSASETAAREFPQLDVSLRGAVSIARRLQDPLAELVKIEPKAIGVGQYQHDVDQYRLARALDAKVEDCVNAVGVFVNTASSALLARVSGLSAGVAENIVVHRDANGPFKRRRDLLKVPRLGEKTFEQCAGFLRIADGDEPLDASSVHPEAYPVVERIVAATGRPIASLIGDGGFVRGLKPAQFTDARFGEPTVRDILKELEKPGRDPRPEFKAAQFAEGVEDIKDLREGMILEGVVSNVAAFGAFVDIGVHQDGLVHISALSDTFVKDPRDVVKAGDIVKVKVLEVDVARKRIALTRRLDDTPAPREARGQRDAAPRDPRGPGRGGRPGGGAPKPSAPPANNALADAFARARRS; this comes from the coding sequence ATGTACCAGCCCGACGCCGCTCTTGCCCGCAGAATCGCCGAGACCATCGCCGCCGAGATCGGCGCCCAGCCCGCCCAGGCGATCAGCGCGATCGCGCTGCTCGACGAAGGCGCGACCGTGCCGTTCATCGCGCGCTACCGCAAGGAAGTCACCGGCGGCCTGGACGACACCCAGCTGCGTAATCTCGAAGTCCGCCTGGGCTACCTGCGCGAGCTCGAAGAGCGGCGCGCCGCGATCCTGGCGAGCATCGACGAGCAGGGCAAGCTCACGCCCGAACTGCGCGGCGACATCGAGGCCGCCGACAGCAAGGCGCGGCTCGAGGACCTGTACCTGCCGTACAAGCCCAAGCGCCGCACGCGCGCACAGATCGCCCGCGAGGCCGGGCTCGAGCCGCTGGCCGACGGCCTGCTGGCCGACCCGACCCAGGTGCCCGAGGACGTCGCCGCCGGCTTCGTCGATGCCGACAAGGGCGTGGCCGACGTCAAGGCCGCGCTCGAGGGCGCACGCGCGATCCTGATCGAGCGCTGGGGCGAGGACGCGGCGCTGATCGGCGAACTGCGCACCTGGCTCGACGCGAACGGCGTGATCCGGGCGAAGGTCGTCGAGGGCAAGGAAGCGGCCGGCGAGAAGTTCCGCGACTATTTCGATCATGCCGAGTCGCTGGCGAAGATTCCCTCGCACCGCCTGCTGGCGCTGCTGCGCGGCCGCCGCGAGGAATTCCTGACCCTCGAACTCGACCCGGGCACCGATGCCGAACAGGGCAACGCCTATGCCGAGGGCCGCATCGCGCTGCATGCCGGCATCGCCGAGCGCGGCCGCCCGGCCGACGCCTGGCTGCGCAACGCCTGCCGGCTGGCCTGGCGCGCGAAGATCCACCTACACCTGATGATCGACCTGCTGGGCAAGGCGCGCGAGAAGGCCGAGGGCGAGGCGATCGAGGTTTTCGGCGACAACCTCAAGGATCTGCTGCTGGCCGCACCGGCCGGCCCCAAGACCGTGCTCGGGCTCGACCCGGGCATCCGCACCGGCTGCAAGATCGCAGTGGTCGATGCGACCGGCAAGCTGGTCGCCACCGAGACCATCTACCCGCACGAGCCGCGCCGGCAGTGGGACCAGTCGCTGCACGTGCTGCAGGCGCTGTGTGCGCGGCACGGCGTGCAGCTGGTCGCGATCGGCAACGGCACCGCCTCGCGCGAGACCGACCGCCTGGTCGCCGATCTGATCAAACGCGCGCCGGAACTGAAACTGCAGAAGATCGTCGTCAGCGAGGCCGGCGCGTCGGTGTACTCGGCCTCCGAGACGGCCGCGCGCGAATTCCCGCAACTCGATGTCTCGCTGCGCGGCGCGGTCTCGATCGCGCGGCGCCTGCAGGACCCGCTGGCCGAACTGGTGAAGATCGAACCCAAGGCGATCGGCGTGGGCCAGTACCAGCACGATGTCGACCAGTACCGGCTGGCGCGCGCGCTCGATGCCAAGGTCGAGGACTGCGTCAACGCGGTCGGCGTGTTCGTCAACACCGCGTCCAGCGCACTGCTGGCGCGCGTGTCCGGGCTGTCGGCCGGGGTGGCGGAGAACATCGTCGTGCATCGCGACGCCAACGGGCCGTTCAAGCGCCGCCGCGACCTGCTCAAGGTGCCGCGCCTGGGCGAGAAGACGTTCGAGCAGTGCGCGGGCTTTCTGCGCATCGCCGACGGCGACGAGCCGCTCGACGCCTCGTCGGTGCATCCCGAGGCCTATCCGGTGGTCGAACGCATCGTCGCGGCCACCGGTCGCCCGATCGCCTCGCTGATCGGCGACGGCGGCTTCGTGCGCGGGCTCAAGCCGGCGCAGTTCACCGACGCGCGCTTCGGCGAGCCCACCGTGCGCGACATCCTCAAGGAGCTGGAGAAGCCCGGCCGCGACCCGCGTCCGGAGTTCAAGGCCGCGCAGTTCGCCGAGGGCGTGGAGGACATCAAGGACCTGCGCGAGGGCATGATCCTCGAGGGCGTGGTCAGCAACGTCGCCGCGTTCGGCGCGTTCGTCGACATCGGCGTGCACCAGGACGGTCTGGTGCACATCTCGGCGCTGTCGGACACCTTCGTCAAGGACCCGCGCGACGTGGTCAAGGCCGGCGACATCGTCAAGGTCAAGGTGCTGGAGGTCGACGTGGCGCGCAAGCGCATCGCGCTGACCCGACGCCTGGACGATACCCCCGCACCGCGCGAGGCGCGCGGCCAGCGCGACGCCGCGCCGCGCGATCCGCGCGGGCCCGGCCGCGGTGGCCGCCCGGGCGGCGGCGCGCCCAAGCCGAGTGCACCGCCGGCCAACAACGCGCTCGCCGACGCCTTCGCACGCGCCCGCCGCAGCTGA
- a CDS encoding DUF2007 domain-containing protein, whose product MTVIVARYTDPLEAQLVCGRLQAEGIDAFVGDAHMALANWEWRLAIGGVKVHVPDAELSRASAIVAELDAGAYTLSDEVTREPGPVPVDRESWSSRLAWVALVVLQLPLPWRRRRR is encoded by the coding sequence ATGACCGTCATCGTCGCCCGCTACACCGATCCGCTCGAGGCGCAGCTCGTCTGCGGCCGCCTGCAGGCCGAGGGCATCGACGCCTTCGTCGGCGACGCGCACATGGCGCTGGCGAACTGGGAATGGCGGCTGGCGATCGGCGGGGTCAAGGTGCACGTGCCCGATGCCGAGCTTTCGCGTGCCAGCGCAATCGTCGCCGAGCTCGATGCCGGCGCCTACACGCTGTCGGACGAGGTCACACGCGAACCGGGGCCGGTGCCGGTCGATCGCGAGAGCTGGTCGAGCCGTCTGGCCTGGGTGGCGCTGGTGGTGTTGCAGCTGCCGCTGCCTTGGCGCCGTCGGCGCCGGTAG
- a CDS encoding sialidase family protein, whose product MSRPLRAPRIVLPSLLALAFAGCGGQEAPPAAPTDNTPVDAPSQRLDWPLPATGPGSSAPDLVAGPDGLLVLSWINSRQGRRHAFQYSRFDPAAQRWRNAPTTIAIGNRMFVNWADTPHVLPTPDGALWAHWLQTRGDAPYAYDVVLARSRDGGANWSAPIPAHDDGTATEHGFVSMWAQGGGLGLAWLDGRNTGGGQADADGGDHAAHAGAPMTLRAAVFDANLQRTVEHEIDARVCDCCQTAAAVTGRGPVVVYRGRTEAEVRDVMLTRLENGAWRAPARVHADDWTMPACPVNGPSVAAQGDAVLVGWYTAAGDTPRVQLARSDDAGDAFADPVVLDSGPAVQGRVAVAFDQVQAWAVWLREDDAGGQSLWLSRRSPDLATEYERIELARLQGRGRATGFPQLQVLGGQAYVVWTDVIDGAPQLQGARLVR is encoded by the coding sequence ATGTCCCGTCCGCTCCGCGCTCCGCGCATCGTCCTTCCCAGCCTGCTCGCGCTCGCGTTCGCCGGATGCGGCGGCCAGGAGGCGCCCCCGGCCGCGCCCACCGACAACACCCCGGTCGATGCGCCGAGCCAGCGCCTGGACTGGCCGTTGCCGGCCACCGGGCCGGGTTCGAGCGCGCCCGACCTCGTCGCCGGACCCGACGGCCTGCTGGTGCTGAGTTGGATCAACTCGCGGCAGGGGCGCCGTCACGCGTTTCAGTACTCGCGCTTCGACCCGGCCGCGCAGCGCTGGCGCAACGCGCCGACCACGATCGCGATCGGCAACCGCATGTTCGTCAACTGGGCCGACACCCCGCACGTGCTGCCGACGCCCGACGGCGCGCTGTGGGCGCACTGGCTGCAGACGCGCGGCGATGCGCCCTACGCCTACGACGTGGTGCTCGCGCGCTCGCGAGACGGTGGCGCCAACTGGAGCGCGCCGATCCCCGCGCATGACGACGGCACCGCCACCGAGCACGGCTTCGTGTCGATGTGGGCGCAGGGCGGCGGCCTGGGCTTGGCCTGGCTCGACGGCCGCAACACCGGCGGTGGCCAGGCCGACGCCGACGGCGGCGACCACGCGGCGCACGCCGGTGCGCCGATGACCCTGCGCGCGGCCGTGTTCGACGCCAATCTGCAACGCACGGTCGAGCACGAGATCGATGCCCGCGTCTGCGACTGCTGCCAGACCGCCGCCGCGGTCACCGGGCGCGGTCCGGTGGTCGTCTATCGCGGCCGTACCGAGGCCGAAGTCCGCGACGTCATGCTGACGCGCCTGGAGAACGGCGCGTGGCGCGCGCCGGCGCGGGTGCACGCCGACGACTGGACGATGCCCGCCTGTCCGGTGAACGGACCGTCGGTCGCGGCGCAGGGCGATGCGGTGTTGGTGGGCTGGTACACCGCCGCCGGCGACACCCCGCGCGTGCAGTTGGCGCGCAGCGACGATGCCGGCGATGCGTTTGCCGATCCGGTGGTGCTCGACAGTGGCCCGGCGGTGCAGGGGCGCGTCGCCGTCGCGTTCGATCAGGTCCAGGCCTGGGCGGTGTGGCTACGCGAGGATGACGCCGGCGGCCAGTCGCTGTGGCTCTCGCGCCGCAGTCCGGACCTGGCGACCGAGTACGAGCGCATCGAGCTCGCCCGCCTGCAAGGGCGCGGCCGCGCGACCGGTTTCCCGCAGTTGCAGGTGCTCGGCGGCCAGGCTTACGTGGTCTGGACCGACGTCATCGACGGCGCGCCGCAACTGCAGGGCGCGCGGCTCGTGCGCTGA
- a CDS encoding bacteriohemerythrin, which produces MSVVVWRDELDTGIDVIDGQHRRIVEMINQLELARHGHSREAVSEVLDELVDYTLSHFAFEEALMEDAGYAFCAAHRRVHELFARRVQEYRLRFQAGEDMLDELRAMLVRWLFNHIRSDDKAYSPTVKQHLNGFASTHENGGWLRRTLLRFFR; this is translated from the coding sequence ATGTCGGTAGTGGTATGGCGGGACGAGCTGGACACGGGCATCGATGTGATCGATGGCCAGCACCGGCGGATCGTCGAGATGATCAACCAGCTCGAACTCGCGCGGCACGGGCACTCGCGCGAAGCCGTCAGCGAGGTGCTCGACGAACTGGTCGACTACACGCTCTCGCATTTCGCGTTCGAAGAGGCGCTGATGGAGGACGCCGGCTATGCCTTCTGCGCCGCCCATCGCCGTGTGCACGAACTGTTTGCGCGCCGCGTCCAGGAGTATCGGCTGCGCTTCCAGGCCGGCGAGGACATGCTCGATGAGCTGCGCGCGATGCTCGTGCGCTGGTTGTTCAACCACATCCGCAGCGACGACAAAGCCTACTCACCGACCGTCAAGCAGCATCTCAACGGCTTCGCCAGTACCCACGAGAATGGCGGCTGGCTGCGTCGCACCCTGCTGCGCTTCTTCCGCTGA
- a CDS encoding acyltransferase family protein translates to MSRRHDIDALRVIAFGLLILYHVGMVYVVDWGFHIKSPTLLSWVEWPMIAINRWRMSLLFLISGLALGLVLARRAPAALAARRSWRLLLPLAFGIVAIVPVQAYCEARMLDTIEPGYGAFLLRYLQFRPWPAGTFTGAEYGFTWNHLWYLPYLWAYTLLTLAARPLLRRLGGARARDWLTTRGHWLLWLLPPAWYLFALLVLDPRFPSTHALVDDWFNHARYFVAFAFGVLIAGSDVVWARLRAVRWPLLALALCAGGINAGLRVVGHLIDAGALSRAPFLAVMPEAGWQGVSIVALAIYWWTALLGLLAWGIHALNRPWPGLTYASEAVYPWYILHQSLIVLAAYWLIPLGLGPVWEPLGVLAITVAGCVLIHELLIRRVRWLRPLFGLAGGPDRRAPAAAPPAMAQKSTPSRA, encoded by the coding sequence ATGTCCCGACGCCACGACATCGACGCCCTGCGGGTGATCGCCTTCGGCCTGTTGATCCTCTACCACGTGGGCATGGTCTACGTGGTCGACTGGGGCTTCCACATCAAGAGCCCGACCCTGCTGTCCTGGGTCGAGTGGCCGATGATCGCGATCAATCGCTGGCGCATGTCGCTGCTGTTCCTGATCTCGGGCCTGGCGCTCGGCCTGGTGCTGGCCCGGCGCGCGCCCGCTGCGCTGGCAGCGCGCCGCAGCTGGCGTCTGCTGCTGCCGCTGGCCTTCGGCATCGTCGCGATCGTGCCGGTCCAGGCCTACTGCGAGGCGCGCATGCTGGACACGATCGAGCCCGGCTACGGTGCCTTCCTGCTGCGCTATCTGCAGTTCCGGCCCTGGCCGGCCGGCACGTTCACCGGCGCCGAGTACGGCTTCACCTGGAACCACCTGTGGTACCTGCCCTACCTGTGGGCCTACACGCTGCTGACATTGGCAGCACGGCCGCTGCTGCGCCGGCTCGGCGGCGCCCGGGCGCGCGACTGGCTGACCACGCGTGGGCACTGGCTGCTGTGGCTGCTGCCGCCGGCCTGGTACTTGTTCGCGCTGCTCGTACTCGATCCTCGCTTCCCGTCGACGCATGCCCTGGTCGACGACTGGTTCAACCACGCCCGCTACTTCGTGGCCTTCGCCTTCGGTGTGCTAATCGCGGGCAGCGACGTGGTCTGGGCCCGGCTGCGGGCGGTGCGCTGGCCGCTGCTCGCGCTGGCACTGTGCGCCGGCGGGATCAACGCGGGCTTGCGGGTGGTGGGCCATCTGATCGATGCCGGCGCGCTGTCGCGTGCGCCGTTCCTCGCGGTGATGCCCGAGGCCGGATGGCAGGGCGTGTCGATCGTGGCGCTGGCGATCTACTGGTGGACCGCCCTGCTCGGACTGCTGGCCTGGGGCATCCATGCGCTCAACCGGCCATGGCCGGGCCTGACCTACGCCAGCGAGGCGGTGTATCCCTGGTACATCCTGCACCAGAGCCTGATCGTGCTGGCCGCGTACTGGTTGATTCCGTTGGGGCTGGGCCCGGTCTGGGAACCGCTGGGGGTGCTGGCGATCACCGTGGCCGGCTGCGTTCTCATCCACGAACTGCTGATCCGGCGTGTGCGCTGGCTGCGACCGCTGTTCGGACTGGCGGGAGGCCCGGACCGGCGCGCGCCTGCGGCCGCGCCTCCCGCCATGGCTCAGAAGTCCACGCCCAGCCGTGCGTAG
- a CDS encoding translocation/assembly module TamB domain-containing protein codes for MAFRRDRLPDDLTPEAREARIAELRERRRARRRKLAIRSAIGFAVLTVLVVGLVWWLLTTFGGRDFLLHQIASRLPAGTELTWRAAEGPASGPLTMYDVRYVQRSCPDVEEQPVPYGQCDEPRVLTFAAKRVTIDPALMPLIGRRLRLDVLDVDQAVLELPAPVDTPFELPRWPDSLPRIDLPLSLQADTIRVDGFRVTRLGEPMIDVRTLRGGLDAQQGELRLTGIVVDSDRGRFTADGVYAPDDDYRMDLTASALMPAPPGRTRPRIGLVARGDLAHLDIAAIGHAPAPLRALITLRGRDDPGWALRADTTRLDPSLLVGNGEPGTPLAFDLRADGTGGAATLQGKLAIGEPDAAPLAVVLQPSKLRLEDQRLDIERLVVDTFDGQVTLRGHADVAEPGDVRFRFAVNARGVQFGADPDSADPAPPIVADADLGIAGSTAAWAAIGKAGIERDGLRARVDFDGRGDAQRMRLHTAHVEMPTGTLDATGDVVWAPALRWDIAATLAGFDPGYFARDWKGAVDGRLTTTGTTRDDGGLEVAVEADQLGGTLRARRLDGRATFAMHGPARDAGEAGRSDFDGEVALTLGGSRVDARAKVADTLDIDANLAPLQLADFLPQGGGTLQGTLRVTGARTAPDITADLTGTALRFGDYAAASARIDGRLPWRSDAGTLEVSASGVQAGVALDTVQVSARGAITALQLQAEARGEIGTLALSGEASQRNDGWQGTLATLRLAPTTGASWALQGPANFAQAGTRITLSESCFASSGGGSLCASADWPRQGVSVRGERLPLALATPYLPEQDGGQAFVLRGEIALEGHARPAGNGFAGSANVRSASGGVRTSERARNDVITYNDLALDAEFDANRLNARLSTTLNEAGRVQAQVTNGWDAYSPLSGSLVAHVEDLTFVELFSPDIVEPKGRLTADIQLGGTRAQPTIGGQARLSDFMTEIPSLAIALEDGNVGLDALPDGTARISGNVRSGKGTLDIDGQLDWRGEATPLELNLRGTDVLAADTSEMHIIASPDITVRYAAQQPLNVTGKVFVDVALLDLERLSEGVSASPDVVVLDPIDPDDSGTASSLALDLTVGVGENVGLRGFGFDGRMRGELRVRAVPGREMTGNGRLSVDGRYKAYGQELKVTRGNLVFNNSPVADPVLDVRAERRIDAEDITAGIDVSGRASAPQVNVWTNPSSDDSQALSYLVLGRSASSLTNAEGQQLDAAAAALNAGGDLIAGQLGSKIGLDNAGISQSRALGGSVLGVGKQLSPRLYVGFGVSLLGTGQVLTLKYLLSRGFDVEIESSTLENRGSVNWRHER; via the coding sequence ATGGCTTTCCGGCGCGACCGTCTGCCCGACGACCTGACCCCCGAAGCGCGCGAGGCGCGCATCGCCGAACTGCGCGAGCGCCGACGCGCACGCAGGCGCAAGCTGGCGATCCGCAGTGCGATCGGTTTCGCCGTGCTGACGGTGCTGGTGGTCGGCCTGGTGTGGTGGCTGCTGACCACATTCGGCGGACGCGACTTCCTGTTGCATCAGATCGCATCGCGCCTGCCGGCTGGCACTGAACTGACCTGGCGGGCGGCCGAGGGCCCCGCGTCGGGGCCGCTGACGATGTACGACGTGCGCTACGTGCAGCGCAGCTGCCCGGACGTCGAGGAACAGCCGGTGCCCTACGGACAGTGCGACGAGCCGCGGGTGCTGACCTTCGCCGCCAAACGCGTGACCATCGACCCTGCACTGATGCCGCTGATCGGCCGGCGCTTGCGCCTGGATGTGCTCGATGTCGACCAGGCCGTGCTGGAACTGCCGGCGCCGGTCGACACGCCGTTCGAGCTGCCGCGCTGGCCAGATTCGCTGCCGCGCATCGACCTGCCGCTGTCGCTGCAGGCCGACACCATCCGCGTCGACGGCTTCCGGGTCACGCGCCTGGGCGAGCCGATGATCGACGTGCGCACGCTGCGCGGCGGGCTCGATGCGCAGCAGGGCGAGTTGCGATTGACCGGGATCGTCGTCGACAGCGATCGCGGCCGGTTCACCGCCGACGGCGTCTACGCGCCCGACGACGACTACCGCATGGATCTGACCGCCAGTGCGCTGATGCCGGCACCGCCCGGGCGCACGCGGCCGCGCATCGGGCTGGTCGCGCGCGGCGATCTGGCGCATCTGGACATCGCGGCGATCGGTCATGCACCCGCGCCGCTGCGCGCGCTGATCACACTGCGCGGCCGTGACGATCCGGGCTGGGCGCTACGCGCCGACACCACGCGGCTCGACCCGTCGCTACTGGTCGGCAACGGCGAGCCGGGCACGCCGCTGGCGTTCGACCTGCGCGCCGACGGCACCGGTGGCGCAGCGACGCTGCAAGGCAAGCTCGCGATCGGCGAGCCCGACGCCGCACCGCTGGCAGTCGTGCTGCAGCCCTCCAAGCTCCGGCTGGAGGACCAGCGCCTGGACATCGAACGGCTGGTCGTCGACACCTTCGACGGGCAGGTGACCCTGCGCGGCCACGCCGATGTCGCCGAGCCCGGCGACGTGCGGTTCCGCTTCGCGGTCAACGCCCGCGGCGTGCAGTTCGGGGCCGACCCCGACAGCGCCGACCCTGCCCCGCCGATCGTCGCCGATGCGGACCTCGGCATCGCCGGCAGCACCGCGGCGTGGGCGGCGATCGGCAAAGCGGGGATCGAACGCGACGGCCTGCGCGCACGCGTCGACTTCGACGGCCGCGGCGACGCACAGCGCATGCGGCTGCACACCGCGCATGTGGAGATGCCGACCGGCACGCTCGATGCGACCGGCGACGTGGTCTGGGCACCGGCCTTGCGATGGGACATCGCCGCGACCCTGGCCGGCTTCGATCCGGGTTACTTCGCCCGCGACTGGAAGGGCGCGGTCGACGGACGCCTCACCACGACCGGCACTACCCGCGACGACGGCGGCCTGGAAGTCGCGGTCGAGGCCGACCAGCTCGGCGGCACGCTGCGCGCACGACGGCTCGACGGCCGCGCGACGTTTGCGATGCACGGGCCAGCCCGCGACGCCGGCGAAGCCGGACGCAGCGATTTCGACGGTGAGGTCGCGCTGACGCTCGGCGGCAGCCGCGTGGATGCGCGCGCCAAGGTCGCTGACACGCTGGACATCGACGCCAACCTGGCGCCGCTGCAGCTGGCCGATTTCCTGCCGCAGGGCGGTGGCACGCTGCAAGGCACGCTGCGGGTGACCGGTGCACGCACCGCGCCTGACATCACGGCGGACCTGACCGGCACCGCGCTGCGTTTCGGCGACTACGCCGCGGCCAGCGCACGGATCGACGGCCGTCTGCCGTGGCGCAGCGATGCCGGCACGCTGGAGGTCTCCGCCAGTGGCGTGCAGGCCGGCGTCGCCCTGGACACGGTGCAGGTATCGGCACGCGGCGCGATCACTGCGCTGCAGCTGCAGGCCGAGGCGCGCGGCGAGATCGGCACGTTAGCGCTGTCGGGCGAGGCGTCCCAGCGCAACGACGGCTGGCAGGGCACGCTTGCCACGCTGCGGCTGGCGCCGACGACCGGCGCGAGCTGGGCGCTGCAGGGCCCAGCGAACTTCGCCCAGGCCGGTACGCGCATCACGCTGTCGGAGAGTTGCTTTGCCTCCAGCGGCGGCGGCTCGCTGTGCGCCAGCGCGGACTGGCCGCGCCAGGGCGTCAGCGTGCGCGGCGAGCGTCTGCCGCTCGCGCTCGCCACGCCTTATCTGCCCGAACAGGACGGCGGACAGGCGTTCGTGCTGCGCGGCGAGATCGCGCTCGAAGGCCACGCGCGCCCGGCGGGCAACGGCTTTGCGGGCAGCGCCAACGTGCGTTCGGCCAGCGGCGGCGTGCGTACCTCCGAGCGCGCGCGCAACGACGTGATCACCTACAACGATCTCGCGCTCGATGCCGAGTTCGACGCCAACCGGCTCAACGCGCGGCTGTCGACGACGCTCAACGAGGCCGGTCGCGTGCAGGCGCAGGTCACCAACGGCTGGGATGCGTACTCGCCGCTGTCGGGCTCGCTGGTCGCCCATGTCGAGGATCTGACCTTCGTCGAGCTGTTCTCGCCCGACATCGTCGAGCCCAAGGGTCGCCTGACCGCCGACATCCAACTGGGCGGCACCCGCGCGCAGCCGACGATCGGCGGCCAGGCGCGGCTGAGCGACTTCATGACCGAGATCCCTTCGCTGGCGATCGCGCTCGAAGACGGCAACGTCGGCCTGGATGCGCTGCCCGATGGCACCGCCCGCATCAGCGGCAATGTGCGCTCGGGCAAGGGCACACTCGACATCGACGGCCAGCTGGACTGGCGCGGCGAGGCGACACCGCTGGAGCTCAACCTGCGCGGGACCGATGTGCTGGCCGCCGACACCAGCGAGATGCACATCATCGCCTCGCCCGACATCACCGTGCGCTATGCGGCGCAGCAACCGCTCAACGTCACCGGCAAGGTCTTCGTCGATGTCGCGCTGCTCGATCTCGAGCGCCTGAGCGAAGGCGTATCGGCCTCGCCCGACGTGGTCGTGCTCGACCCGATCGATCCTGACGACAGCGGCACCGCCTCGTCGCTGGCGCTGGACCTGACGGTAGGCGTGGGCGAGAACGTCGGCCTGCGCGGCTTCGGCTTCGATGGCCGCATGCGCGGCGAACTGCGCGTGCGCGCAGTCCCGGGGCGCGAGATGACCGGCAATGGTCGCCTGTCGGTCGATGGGCGCTACAAGGCCTACGGGCAGGAACTGAAGGTGACCCGCGGCAATCTGGTCTTCAACAACAGCCCAGTGGCCGACCCGGTACTCGATGTCCGCGCCGAGCGGCGCATCGATGCTGAGGACATCACCGCCGGCATCGACGTCAGCGGCCGCGCCTCCGCGCCGCAGGTCAACGTCTGGACCAACCCGTCCAGCGACGATTCCCAGGCGCTGTCCTACCTGGTGCTGGGCCGTTCGGCGTCCAGCCTGACCAACGCCGAGGGCCAGCAGCTCGATGCCGCCGCCGCCGCGCTCAATGCCGGCGGCGATCTGATCGCCGGCCAACTCGGCAGCAAGATCGGACTCGACAACGCCGGCATCAGCCAGTCGCGTGCGCTCGGCGGCAGCGTGCTGGGCGTGGGCAAGCAACTCTCGCCGCGGCTGTACGTCGGCTTCGGCGTGTCGCTGCTGGGCACCGGCCAGGTGCTGACGCTCAAATACCTGCTCAGCCGCGGCTTCGATGTCGAGATCGAGTCGAGCACGCTGGAAAACCGTGGCTCGGTGAACTGGCGGCACGAGCGCTGA
- a CDS encoding LytTR family DNA-binding domain-containing protein, producing MSSPPSAAERYLAIRRPLEVGYWLITCLLSAVGNSATVWIDVQRAGLGSAQWEVVSWEAGSALALLALVPATVWFTARWPVHLDTWWRRLPLYALASVVWSLLHVGLMVGIRKAVYALHGAQYSFDDAYLYEYLKDVRTFLGIVVVLHGYRLLLRRLQGEASLLAAPDDGAAPVEPVERPERFLVRKLGREFLVAAGDIEWVQASGNYANLHVRGKVYPLRSTLADLQTRLDPARFVRVHRSHLVNVTRIASIEPLDSGDARLHLDDGTVVPCSRRCREALRAATGA from the coding sequence ATGTCCTCACCCCCGTCCGCGGCCGAACGCTATCTGGCCATCCGCCGCCCGCTCGAGGTCGGCTACTGGCTGATCACTTGCCTGCTGTCGGCGGTGGGCAACAGCGCGACCGTCTGGATCGACGTGCAGCGCGCGGGCCTTGGGAGCGCGCAGTGGGAGGTGGTGAGCTGGGAAGCGGGCAGCGCGCTGGCGCTGCTGGCCCTGGTCCCGGCCACGGTGTGGTTCACCGCGCGCTGGCCGGTGCACCTGGACACCTGGTGGCGGCGACTGCCGCTGTACGCGCTGGCGAGCGTGGTCTGGTCGCTGCTGCACGTGGGCCTGATGGTCGGCATCCGCAAGGCGGTCTATGCGCTGCATGGCGCCCAGTACAGCTTCGACGATGCCTATCTCTACGAGTACCTCAAGGACGTGCGTACGTTCCTGGGCATCGTAGTGGTGCTGCACGGCTACCGGCTGCTGCTCAGGCGCCTGCAGGGCGAGGCTTCGCTGCTCGCCGCGCCCGACGACGGCGCCGCCCCCGTGGAACCGGTGGAGCGGCCCGAGCGCTTCCTGGTGCGCAAGCTCGGCCGCGAGTTCCTGGTCGCCGCCGGCGACATCGAATGGGTGCAGGCCTCGGGCAACTACGCCAACCTGCACGTGCGCGGCAAGGTGTATCCCTTGCGCAGCACGCTGGCCGACCTGCAGACCCGGCTCGACCCGGCGCGCTTCGTGCGCGTGCATCGCAGCCATCTGGTGAACGTCACGCGCATCGCTTCGATCGAGCCGCTCGACAGCGGCGATGCGCGGCTCCATCTCGACGACGGCACCGTGGTGCCGTGCAGCCGGCGCTGCCGCGAGGCCCTGCGCGCGGCAACCGGCGCTTGA